The following coding sequences are from one Megamonas funiformis window:
- a CDS encoding putative phage tail protein — MKSDKGKEMLTFTDWYYQDSKIMQSILDTQGIEIDAIRDKIKNILEQFYVDTATWGLDLWEKELNIQDTTGNYSERRNRIKLYLAKPVSVTPRFLTDLVNRYSEKKSAKIIEHNSEYCFEIEVAADDKIDWDNINKSINLYKPAHLGFYTSLKIFLLTKIINTVKIINYLNANHNFWNLGTAENTYWDGVWCWDGSIDWSGIKPDAKYKERQSHVIDILTKVNSTQTFKTGQSADITYKITSKHRLLTSHKAGSIYYVDIDLKQNIEHRALNTGKINAMQSRTTGNAKNLWDGSFCWDGSHAWSGDYTLQNTQMENLCTCYSIDKNGNMKKGTFEKL; from the coding sequence ATGAAAAGTGATAAAGGAAAAGAAATGCTTACTTTTACTGATTGGTATTATCAAGACAGTAAAATAATGCAAAGTATTTTAGATACACAAGGTATAGAAATAGATGCTATACGAGATAAAATAAAAAATATTTTAGAACAGTTTTATGTAGATACTGCAACATGGGGTTTAGATTTATGGGAAAAAGAACTTAATATACAAGACACTACAGGTAATTACTCTGAGCGTAGAAATCGTATTAAGTTATATTTAGCAAAACCTGTATCAGTTACACCGAGATTTTTAACTGATTTAGTAAATAGATATTCAGAAAAAAAATCTGCCAAAATAATAGAACATAATTCTGAATATTGTTTTGAAATCGAGGTTGCAGCTGATGACAAAATAGACTGGGATAATATAAATAAAAGTATAAACTTATATAAACCAGCACATCTAGGATTTTATACATCATTAAAAATATTTTTATTAACAAAAATAATTAATACTGTAAAAATTATTAATTATTTAAATGCCAACCATAATTTCTGGAATTTGGGCACGGCGGAAAATACGTACTGGGACGGCGTATGGTGCTGGGACGGCAGTATCGACTGGAGTGGCATAAAACCGGATGCAAAATACAAAGAAAGGCAGTCCCATGTTATAGACATTTTAACTAAAGTTAATTCTACACAGACCTTTAAGACAGGACAAAGCGCAGATATAACGTATAAAATAACATCTAAGCACAGACTTTTAACAAGCCATAAAGCAGGCAGTATTTATTATGTAGATATAGACTTAAAACAAAACATTGAACACAGGGCATTAAATACAGGTAAAATTAATGCTATGCAGAGCCGAACCACAGGGAACGCAAAAAACCTATGGGACGGCTCTTTTTGTTGGGACGGCAGCCACGCATGGAGCGGCGATTACACCTTGCAAAATACACAGATGGAAAATTTATGTACCTGCTACAGTATAGATAAAAATGGAAACATGAAGAAAGGAACGTTTGAAAAATTATGA
- a CDS encoding phage tail tube protein: protein MAIDGVRVVNGTFGYIYKEGKWLSQFNKATAKVEIQKAELKVAGDRWTRHKVLGLKGTGSMGGYKVTDELMQEVMVVTNSDKPSYRTELIYALKDPEAWGYERIRLMNVMFDSIDVANWEAGKEITEEWPFTFEGYELLDPIEE from the coding sequence ATGGCAATAGATGGTGTTCGTGTAGTTAATGGTACATTTGGCTATATATACAAAGAAGGTAAATGGCTTTCGCAATTCAATAAAGCAACTGCAAAAGTTGAAATTCAAAAAGCTGAATTAAAAGTTGCTGGCGACCGCTGGACTAGACATAAGGTCTTAGGATTAAAAGGTACTGGCTCTATGGGTGGCTATAAAGTAACAGATGAATTAATGCAAGAAGTTATGGTTGTTACTAATTCTGATAAACCTTCGTATCGAACAGAACTAATTTATGCATTAAAAGACCCAGAAGCATGGGGATATGAAAGAATCCGTTTGATGAATGTTATGTTTGACAGTATTGATGTAGCTAATTGGGAAGCAGGAAAAGAAATAACAGAAGAATGGCCATTTACCTTTGAAGGTTATGAGTTGTTAGACCCAATAGAAGAATAA
- a CDS encoding DUF2190 family protein, whose amino-acid sequence MAYQGQPIPSTTLPISQIKISDGKSVDVTVPASTGVEAGEFCVIDGFFGVSLQKVNKDENTNGTLIALQTEQAEYITTQIDTSKTFAIGSALYFDSATKKMTDDSSVSGAILVGRITSAKDKNNVIQFVLYPQNVSTTNATSSITIDNSLTKSGQAADSKKVGDELAKKLNIPADGNGTSGQLLKTNGDGTTIWFTPEKLDHIANATGQEDAHTVLNSLLSALQEKGFMKTE is encoded by the coding sequence ATGGCTTATCAAGGACAACCTATACCAAGTACAACATTACCTATATCACAAATAAAAATTAGTGATGGTAAATCTGTAGATGTTACTGTCCCAGCAAGTACCGGTGTTGAAGCTGGAGAATTTTGTGTAATTGATGGATTTTTTGGCGTATCTTTACAAAAAGTAAATAAAGATGAGAATACAAATGGTACATTAATTGCATTACAGACAGAACAAGCAGAATATATTACAACACAAATTGATACATCAAAAACATTTGCGATTGGTTCTGCATTATACTTTGATTCAGCGACAAAAAAAATGACAGATGATAGTTCTGTTAGTGGGGCTATTTTAGTTGGAAGAATAACATCTGCTAAAGACAAAAATAATGTTATACAGTTTGTTCTTTATCCGCAAAATGTATCTACTACAAATGCAACTAGCTCTATCACTATTGATAATAGTTTAACAAAAAGTGGACAAGCTGCTGATTCTAAAAAAGTAGGAGATGAACTTGCTAAAAAATTAAATATTCCAGCAGATGGAAATGGTACAAGTGGGCAATTATTAAAAACAAACGGTGATGGTACTACAATTTGGTTTACTCCCGAGAAATTAGACCATATTGCAAATGCAACAGGTCAAGAGGATGCACATACTGTATTAAATTCTTTACTTAGTGCATTACAAGAAAAAGGATTTATGAAAACAGAATAG
- a CDS encoding XkdQ/YqbQ family protein, whose translation MIVTPSVCRYDVILQNKYFLRECIQFLTLEDRLDEVAYCGKVKLAVPDDQFTGLPIIIPGMEIRISGTKFGESKYSYLIQPGVVWDVEIDNRERRNWNLTIYDRTIYLSKSEDQFLFQEGTTASDRIKQICSEWNIPILNIPDTKQALAQDVVRAKSLWNIIQDQLKETAEKSGKLFTVRMQPDGLELFEIGSNVDPWVFEFAVNLQSVRQKQTLNGAVTKVKVLGKQEKGSTAPIEFETNADIDKYGTIQKVIPYKKGLDTNAIQQKATNTLAGIQETVTVEAIDINTIRKGDKVIVQGWEDGLYVISVKHNCNSPGIMQMELASLEYIRRRYYRSEKSF comes from the coding sequence ATGATTGTTACACCTAGTGTATGTCGATATGATGTAATATTGCAAAACAAGTATTTTCTTCGTGAATGTATTCAATTTTTAACATTAGAAGATAGACTTGATGAAGTTGCTTATTGTGGGAAAGTAAAACTTGCTGTTCCAGATGACCAATTTACAGGACTTCCAATAATTATTCCAGGAATGGAAATACGTATCAGCGGTACAAAATTTGGTGAAAGTAAATATTCTTACCTAATTCAGCCCGGTGTGGTATGGGACGTTGAAATCGATAATAGGGAACGTCGAAATTGGAATTTAACCATTTATGACCGAACGATATATTTATCCAAATCGGAAGACCAATTTTTATTTCAGGAAGGAACGACAGCCAGCGACCGTATAAAACAAATATGCAGTGAATGGAATATACCAATATTAAATATTCCAGATACAAAGCAAGCCCTTGCACAAGATGTTGTAAGGGCTAAATCTTTATGGAATATTATTCAGGACCAATTAAAAGAAACGGCGGAGAAGTCTGGAAAATTGTTTACTGTGCGTATGCAACCAGATGGACTAGAGCTATTTGAAATAGGTTCTAATGTAGACCCATGGGTGTTTGAATTTGCTGTTAATTTACAAAGTGTTAGGCAGAAACAAACGCTTAATGGTGCAGTTACTAAAGTAAAAGTATTAGGTAAACAAGAAAAAGGTTCTACAGCCCCAATAGAGTTTGAAACAAATGCTGATATTGATAAATACGGAACAATACAGAAGGTAATTCCGTATAAAAAAGGATTGGATACAAATGCTATACAACAAAAAGCTACCAATACTTTAGCTGGTATTCAAGAAACAGTCACAGTTGAGGCTATAGATATTAATACTATTCGTAAAGGTGATAAAGTAATTGTGCAGGGCTGGGAAGATGGCTTATATGTAATTAGTGTAAAACATAATTGTAATAGTCCCGGAATAATGCAGATGGAGCTTGCTTCACTTGAATATATAAGGAGGAGATATTATCGAAGTGAAAAATCCTTTTAA
- a CDS encoding LysM peptidoglycan-binding domain-containing protein: MFGYLNKGTTATTILDGLQKGSKFAEVAGNLLNQALVGNTWVNPVTIFIIDQVTSTIFQLPVNPLEIKMQWQRKTQTINILNLGEIDFTTGDKLQEISFSSFFPSEYVPTYCMYPELPTPESANAVMNNWKSRFNDPIKGLADPLHLIITGAQDINMNVLLTSYASQEKGGEPGDIYFDVTFREWKNIAVRTKSEEQQSKRVAIKERPKLVKINTDDDLFGTEESLWKIAKQYYGNGESWTKILEANAGQITKQVILP; encoded by the coding sequence ATGTTTGGTTATTTAAATAAAGGAACAACAGCAACTACTATATTAGATGGATTACAAAAAGGCAGTAAATTTGCAGAAGTTGCAGGAAATTTGTTAAATCAAGCGTTAGTGGGTAATACATGGGTTAATCCTGTAACAATTTTTATCATTGACCAAGTTACAAGTACGATATTTCAGTTGCCAGTTAATCCGCTAGAAATAAAAATGCAATGGCAAAGAAAAACACAAACGATAAATATTCTTAATTTAGGAGAAATAGATTTTACTACTGGAGATAAATTACAAGAAATCTCATTTAGTTCATTTTTCCCTTCGGAATATGTGCCTACGTATTGTATGTACCCAGAATTACCTACACCAGAAAGTGCTAACGCTGTAATGAATAATTGGAAAAGTCGTTTTAATGACCCTATAAAAGGATTAGCAGACCCGTTACATTTAATAATAACAGGCGCTCAAGATATAAATATGAATGTATTACTTACATCATATGCTTCACAAGAAAAAGGGGGAGAACCGGGCGATATTTATTTTGATGTTACTTTTAGAGAATGGAAAAATATTGCTGTTCGTACGAAAAGTGAAGAACAACAAAGTAAAAGAGTAGCTATAAAAGAACGTCCAAAACTTGTTAAAATAAATACTGATGATGACTTATTTGGTACAGAAGAAAGTCTATGGAAAATTGCCAAACAGTATTATGGAAATGGTGAAAGTTGGACAAAAATTTTAGAAGCTAATGCAGGACAAATAACAAAGCAGGTGATTCTTCCATGA
- a CDS encoding phage tail sheath subtilisin-like domain-containing protein: MAGGAWEATNLPKLPGFYMNFKSAGLAAIETGDRGTVVLPIKAHWGKTNSFTTIVTESDILNEFGSLEDTNGSTFYKTLKMCTLGGAKKILAYRLADSTAKEASLTLQNETDTDVVKITAKYVGERGNNFKLTIAPSLANEGTFDMKLYENTALLYTYSFATWAELIDTVNTANVYILASKAEGSPDISGKDIKNITSQALTGGNSGITGISNTDYIKLLDVLETQEFNILSLDGVTDEAIQTSIASWVTRMRTQGKKIMCVMGGSSEDDVADDAVEKVVQRSAGFNHEGVINIGTGVILDDVKYSSADLAPYVAGLIAGQKMTESTTYAATPFDDVTRRWTRSEQETAVTNGVFLFINDGRIVKVLQGINSLITLRQDQNNAFKKIRSIRTMDAIDTDLQQTAEDNYIGKINNTTEGQLALIGACKQYMEVCAQGGIIEQGTYTVELNPTYHGDNATIKPEPDQVYLKWSAHITDVIEKIFSDFICE; encoded by the coding sequence ATGGCTGGTGGAGCATGGGAAGCAACAAACTTACCTAAATTACCGGGCTTCTATATGAATTTTAAATCTGCTGGACTTGCAGCAATTGAAACTGGAGATAGAGGAACGGTTGTTTTACCAATTAAAGCACATTGGGGTAAAACAAATAGTTTTACGACTATCGTTACAGAAAGCGATATTTTAAATGAATTCGGATCTTTAGAAGATACAAATGGCTCTACTTTTTATAAAACACTTAAAATGTGTACATTAGGAGGAGCAAAAAAAATACTTGCTTATAGATTGGCGGATAGCACCGCTAAAGAAGCAAGTTTAACCCTGCAAAATGAAACAGATACAGATGTAGTGAAAATAACTGCAAAATATGTAGGAGAACGAGGAAATAATTTCAAATTAACGATTGCCCCTTCACTTGCTAATGAAGGTACATTTGACATGAAATTATATGAAAATACAGCTTTATTATACACATATAGTTTTGCTACATGGGCAGAATTGATTGATACAGTAAATACGGCAAATGTTTATATCTTGGCTAGTAAAGCAGAAGGAAGCCCTGACATTAGTGGTAAAGATATTAAAAATATTACTTCTCAAGCATTAACTGGTGGGAATAGTGGTATTACTGGAATCTCTAATACAGATTATATTAAATTACTTGATGTATTAGAGACACAAGAATTTAACATTCTTTCTTTAGATGGCGTTACGGATGAAGCTATTCAAACAAGTATAGCGTCTTGGGTTACGCGTATGAGAACACAAGGTAAAAAAATTATGTGTGTTATGGGTGGTTCTTCCGAAGATGATGTTGCTGATGACGCAGTAGAAAAAGTTGTTCAGCGTTCTGCTGGATTTAATCATGAAGGAGTTATTAATATTGGTACTGGAGTAATCCTTGATGATGTGAAATATTCTAGTGCAGATTTAGCACCATATGTTGCTGGTTTAATTGCTGGACAAAAAATGACTGAAAGTACAACTTATGCAGCTACACCATTTGATGATGTTACTAGACGCTGGACAAGAAGCGAACAAGAAACAGCAGTTACAAATGGTGTATTTTTATTTATTAATGACGGTCGAATTGTTAAGGTTTTACAGGGAATTAATTCTTTAATTACATTAAGACAAGACCAAAATAATGCGTTTAAAAAAATTCGTAGTATTAGAACTATGGACGCTATTGACACTGATTTACAGCAAACAGCAGAAGATAATTACATTGGTAAAATAAATAACACTACGGAAGGGCAACTTGCTTTAATCGGTGCTTGTAAACAATATATGGAGGTCTGCGCTCAAGGTGGAATAATTGAGCAAGGGACATATACTGTTGAACTTAATCCAACATATCACGGTGATAATGCGACAATTAAACCAGAGCCTGACCAGGTATATTTAAAATGGTCTGCACATATTACAGATGTTATTGAAAAAATATTTAGTGACTTTATTTGTGAATAG
- a CDS encoding phage tail assembly chaperone, translating into MEKNLLSNAEVDENTVEQNFEDEEVKEKINKDMSESDIITALLNSNADDKPTMIVPLKRLGIPVTLKALTGKQVSRVRERNTRTVEKRNKTEKVLDSEGFNMGLIIASTVKPNWSAPELLNKFRASSGEEVLKRILLGGEISLLGDVVLELSGYNISIDDIKNL; encoded by the coding sequence ATGGAAAAAAATTTATTAAGTAATGCAGAAGTTGATGAAAATACAGTAGAGCAAAACTTTGAAGATGAAGAAGTAAAAGAAAAAATAAATAAAGATATGTCTGAAAGTGATATTATTACAGCATTATTAAATAGTAATGCTGATGATAAACCAACAATGATTGTTCCGCTAAAACGATTAGGTATTCCAGTTACTTTAAAAGCATTAACTGGTAAACAGGTTTCTAGAGTTCGTGAACGTAATACCCGTACAGTTGAGAAAAGAAATAAAACAGAAAAGGTTTTAGACTCCGAAGGCTTTAATATGGGACTTATTATTGCTTCTACTGTAAAACCTAATTGGAGTGCGCCAGAATTATTAAATAAATTCCGTGCTTCTAGTGGTGAGGAAGTTTTAAAACGTATTTTGCTTGGCGGTGAGATTTCTCTGCTCGGTGATGTTGTATTAGAACTTAGTGGATATAATATCAGTATTGATGATATAAAAAACTTATAA
- a CDS encoding DUF3168 domain-containing protein, whose protein sequence is MREAIRNALIEAIPEVEERIFEPHTATPDTQKPYLIVREMTETDNTAWAGYRARIEVWPYCEQSSYVEVDKLAKKISNALDKQLLGTNDTDTITCIADGMSDDTVDKEWDALTRCVNFYVLALQPAILQGPIINDNWLTALAEWSKEKLSEQVTDCYSGILPTGYKRPSILWRFDGMDVEECGALGFEVIKNITCHIFGRNAVEELNIAMKLIEDIKTAIKIPLDVKNRWYMTVKDVSGHFYTDALKQGQIKLSLARKVKRPYVEAPLMMETYFDGRINLSEIERRWK, encoded by the coding sequence ATGCGTGAAGCAATAAGAAATGCTTTAATCGAAGCCATTCCAGAAGTTGAAGAACGTATATTTGAGCCACATACAGCAACACCAGATACACAAAAACCATACCTTATAGTTAGAGAAATGACCGAAACTGACAATACAGCATGGGCAGGATATAGGGCAAGGATAGAGGTATGGCCCTATTGCGAACAGTCTAGTTATGTAGAAGTTGATAAGTTGGCAAAAAAAATTAGTAATGCCTTAGATAAGCAATTACTAGGAACAAATGATACAGATACAATAACTTGTATTGCTGACGGTATGAGTGATGATACTGTCGATAAAGAATGGGACGCACTTACAAGGTGTGTAAATTTCTATGTATTAGCTCTACAACCTGCCATTTTGCAAGGTCCAATAATTAATGATAATTGGTTAACAGCTTTGGCTGAATGGAGTAAAGAAAAGCTAAGCGAACAAGTTACAGATTGCTATAGTGGTATCCTGCCAACAGGATATAAGCGTCCATCTATATTATGGAGATTTGATGGCATGGATGTTGAAGAATGTGGTGCATTAGGCTTTGAGGTTATAAAGAATATAACTTGTCATATTTTTGGACGAAATGCAGTAGAAGAATTAAATATTGCAATGAAATTAATTGAAGATATCAAAACGGCAATAAAAATTCCTTTGGATGTTAAAAACCGTTGGTATATGACTGTAAAAGATGTATCAGGACATTTTTATACAGACGCATTGAAACAAGGTCAAATTAAATTATCTTTAGCACGTAAAGTAAAACGTCCATATGTTGAAGCACCATTAATGATGGAAACATATTTTGATGGAAGAATTAACTTATCTGAAATTGAAAGAAGGTGGAAATAA
- a CDS encoding DUF2634 domain-containing protein, giving the protein MPDLFPTVGVTNAKYIDEVASDKVNYGKTVQFDFEKHEFILSPTGKQKTITGSNAWAEWCVKAISSERYKYLIYSDNYGEEIDTLLGKSYPKKVVESEIKRMVKDCLMADKRTASVDNFTFTWIDDGIMFTCDVKNTIGESITISRTVVR; this is encoded by the coding sequence ATGCCAGATTTATTTCCAACTGTTGGAGTAACTAATGCAAAATATATTGATGAGGTTGCTTCTGATAAAGTCAATTATGGAAAAACTGTACAATTTGATTTTGAAAAACATGAATTTATATTAAGTCCTACTGGTAAACAAAAAACCATTACAGGTTCAAATGCTTGGGCTGAATGGTGTGTAAAAGCTATATCTTCCGAACGATATAAATATCTTATTTATAGTGATAATTATGGTGAGGAAATAGATACTTTATTAGGAAAAAGTTATCCTAAAAAAGTAGTAGAAAGTGAAATAAAACGTATGGTAAAAGACTGTTTAATGGCAGATAAAAGAACTGCTAGTGTTGATAATTTTACTTTTACATGGATTGATGACGGTATAATGTTTACCTGTGATGTTAAAAATACTATTGGTGAAAGTATTACTATATCAAGAACGGTGGTGAGATAG
- a CDS encoding phage tail tape measure protein gives MADNQEFYRLKLVLSMQDRLTARLKKIDEGVVKFEERMAKTQAVMDKFSNTKVEPRITLDTSTIEDRLNKTNELLEKIAKKTVEPKIKPKDETERTTSKVEGRLQKLTAKTWDITIKLKDKTISGLDKINNALTSPLGILGVGAGAVGIGGLITNSAQKSMDFTAEISNIKALTGMQGAEIEAVRQRALDLGKSTKYSALEAAQGMTELLKAGVDTKSVLGEASQAALDLAAAGDLSLTEAAEVMSTAMNVFGTKDATHVADLLAGAANASATDVHEMKYAFSQVAADAHGVGMSIDDVNVALATFAQYGQKGEKAGTGLRNMLNNLQPHTKPATETFSKFNFLDSNGNSVFYTAEGKLKSMAEIADIMQKNLGKLNPAELDMALYDMFGVEGKGLAKVIMEQGAKAFIAMEKEMKKFTASSVALEKLNNAKGDIEQLRGAFETFQIEALAPLEPAIRAVATAFTDFFSNADTLEYVKSNVAGISDEIVAFMDNLASDEKFQQMQWGDKIVFLLDQMMIKMDEWASGSGGEQFGKVMTKLAEIGIKAFVGALTGMIKAAFNSAIEGNFSSAISLGLGSAFMASILPLSGIFKIVKNTIDFGKNIKTGSYWLGDAYSSGTSTTSKILKKIPVIGAIFDGYRFLTSDDKAKTGTEIIGGWGGAWAGSKIGAGIGGAIGSIIPGVGTAIGAGVGSVFGGVGGYWLGSNTVSSIIDPQNNSFMNEHGQSQIQNSNMQLETAKAQSAMMNEILESAGEKINRLKELGAEGWNSLGENASMNLERMRYGLSSARESILQATNTISEDFGEMSNSISEWCSTIVTDVTSWFAQIPDRVGQAIDEAVARANAGLSDLKISAWNALPAPLRDTIDWGAKKLGIKGYANGGFLNQDQIIRVAEGNNAEVIIPLHSSKRQRGLSLWQQAGQMLGVNSNLFTNVTNNNYMPAMAYALSSGNTSDNGKSNNSNNAFSFNGLNIHIGNNKSDDEMASAIGWKILAEVKQAYQNRG, from the coding sequence GTGGCAGATAATCAAGAATTTTATAGATTAAAGCTAGTTTTATCTATGCAGGATAGGCTTACAGCTAGGCTTAAAAAGATAGATGAAGGCGTTGTGAAGTTTGAGGAACGTATGGCAAAAACTCAAGCAGTTATGGATAAATTTTCTAATACTAAAGTTGAACCAAGAATAACATTAGACACATCAACTATTGAGGATAGATTGAATAAAACTAATGAATTATTAGAAAAAATTGCTAAAAAAACGGTTGAGCCTAAAATAAAACCTAAAGATGAAACTGAGCGTACAACTAGCAAAGTTGAAGGAAGGTTGCAAAAGCTTACAGCGAAAACATGGGATATAACTATAAAGTTAAAAGATAAAACAATTTCCGGATTAGATAAAATAAACAATGCTCTAACATCTCCTTTAGGAATTTTGGGAGTTGGTGCTGGTGCTGTTGGTATTGGTGGATTAATTACCAACAGCGCTCAAAAATCTATGGACTTTACAGCTGAAATAAGTAATATTAAAGCTCTTACTGGAATGCAAGGTGCAGAAATAGAAGCTGTAAGACAACGTGCTTTAGACTTAGGAAAAAGTACAAAATATAGTGCTTTAGAAGCAGCACAAGGAATGACTGAATTATTAAAAGCTGGAGTAGATACAAAATCTGTATTGGGTGAAGCTTCACAAGCTGCTTTAGATTTAGCAGCTGCTGGAGATTTATCTCTTACAGAAGCAGCAGAGGTTATGAGTACTGCAATGAATGTATTTGGAACAAAAGACGCTACACACGTTGCTGATTTATTAGCAGGTGCAGCGAATGCTTCTGCAACAGACGTTCATGAGATGAAATATGCTTTTTCACAAGTAGCAGCTGACGCTCACGGTGTAGGTATGAGTATTGATGATGTTAATGTAGCTTTGGCTACATTTGCTCAATATGGTCAAAAAGGTGAGAAAGCCGGTACAGGTCTTAGAAATATGCTTAATAATTTACAGCCTCATACTAAGCCTGCTACTGAAACATTTAGCAAATTTAATTTTCTTGATAGCAATGGAAATAGTGTATTTTATACAGCTGAAGGAAAATTAAAAAGTATGGCTGAAATAGCTGATATAATGCAAAAAAATTTAGGAAAATTAAACCCTGCCGAATTAGATATGGCACTATACGATATGTTTGGTGTAGAAGGTAAAGGGCTTGCTAAAGTTATTATGGAACAAGGTGCAAAAGCTTTCATTGCAATGGAAAAAGAAATGAAAAAATTTACCGCCTCTAGTGTCGCTTTAGAAAAACTTAATAATGCTAAAGGTGATATAGAACAATTACGAGGTGCTTTTGAAACCTTTCAAATTGAAGCACTTGCTCCATTAGAACCTGCAATTAGAGCAGTAGCTACAGCTTTTACAGACTTTTTTTCTAATGCTGATACATTAGAATATGTAAAAAGTAATGTTGCTGGAATATCTGATGAAATAGTTGCATTTATGGATAATCTAGCGAGTGATGAAAAATTTCAGCAAATGCAGTGGGGCGATAAAATTGTTTTCTTGCTCGACCAAATGATGATAAAAATGGATGAGTGGGCTAGTGGTTCTGGTGGCGAACAATTTGGTAAGGTGATGACTAAACTTGCAGAAATTGGGATAAAAGCATTTGTTGGCGCACTTACTGGAATGATAAAAGCAGCTTTTAATTCTGCAATAGAGGGTAATTTTAGCAGTGCAATCTCTCTAGGACTGGGTTCAGCATTTATGGCTTCAATTTTACCATTGAGTGGTATTTTTAAAATAGTCAAAAACACCATTGATTTTGGTAAAAACATTAAAACAGGTTCTTATTGGCTTGGGGACGCTTATAGCAGTGGAACAAGTACAACATCTAAGATATTAAAGAAAATTCCTGTTATTGGAGCAATATTTGACGGATATAGATTCTTAACATCTGATGATAAAGCTAAAACTGGTACTGAAATTATTGGTGGTTGGGGCGGTGCTTGGGCTGGTAGTAAAATCGGTGCTGGTATAGGTGGTGCGATTGGTTCTATTATTCCTGGTGTGGGTACCGCTATAGGTGCTGGTGTAGGCTCTGTTTTTGGAGGTGTTGGTGGTTATTGGCTTGGTTCAAATACTGTTAGTTCAATTATTGACCCACAAAATAATTCATTTATGAACGAACATGGACAAAGCCAAATTCAAAATTCTAATATGCAATTAGAAACAGCAAAAGCACAATCTGCTATGATGAATGAAATATTAGAAAGTGCTGGAGAAAAAATCAATAGATTAAAAGAACTAGGTGCAGAAGGTTGGAATTCTCTTGGTGAAAATGCTTCTATGAACCTTGAACGTATGCGTTATGGTTTATCATCAGCGAGGGAAAGCATTTTACAAGCTACTAATACTATTAGTGAGGACTTTGGCGAAATGTCTAATTCAATTAGTGAATGGTGTTCTACAATAGTTACTGATGTTACAAGTTGGTTTGCTCAAATTCCTGATAGAGTTGGACAAGCTATAGATGAAGCTGTAGCAAGAGCAAATGCAGGTTTATCTGATTTAAAAATTTCTGCATGGAATGCTTTACCAGCTCCATTACGAGATACTATAGATTGGGGAGCTAAAAAACTTGGTATTAAAGGCTATGCTAATGGTGGATTTTTAAATCAAGACCAGATAATTCGTGTTGCTGAAGGAAATAATGCTGAAGTAATAATCCCGTTACATTCTTCAAAACGTCAAAGAGGTTTATCACTTTGGCAACAAGCGGGGCAAATGTTGGGGGTTAATAGTAATTTATTTACCAATGTTACGAATAATAATTATATGCCAGCAATGGCTTATGCTTTATCTAGTGGTAATACTAGCGATAATGGCAAATCCAATAACTCTAATAATGCTTTTTCGTTTAATGGTTTAAATATTCATATCGGAAATAATAAATCTGATGATGAAATGGCAAGTGCTATAGGTTGGAAAATACTTGCGGAAGTAAAACAAGCATATCAAAATAGGGGTTGA